From a region of the Spelaeicoccus albus genome:
- a CDS encoding 4Fe-4S dicluster domain-containing protein — protein sequence MTDQLAEPTELADDAGRPAQHARQGFFTDTSICIGCKACEVACKEWNHNPTDSEFELLGSSYDNTGGLGANTWRHVAFVEQDQDRIEKARESGRALVDLGMPGIGPPETKSAAPSAGRPQADPVEFSVFDIAAGDTAPPDTPEFRWLMSSDVCKHCTNAGCLDVCPTGALFRSEFGTVVVQDDICNGCGTCVAGCPFGVIERRSDGTVSPKAERDEQVADEPGTPNAGIAQKCTLCYDRMVDGQTPACAQACPTTSIKFGDHDEMVSTARERVSDLQARGLTEARLYGANENDGVGGTGSIFLLLDEPEVYGLPPDPRVPTADLPQMYKRAGLAAVGMMAAAAAAFLSGAMK from the coding sequence ATGACCGACCAGCTTGCCGAGCCGACCGAGCTCGCCGACGACGCCGGCCGGCCGGCGCAACACGCGCGTCAAGGCTTTTTCACCGACACGTCGATTTGTATCGGTTGTAAAGCCTGCGAGGTGGCGTGCAAGGAGTGGAACCACAACCCTACCGACAGCGAATTCGAACTGCTCGGCTCGTCCTATGACAATACGGGGGGTCTTGGCGCCAATACCTGGCGTCATGTCGCATTCGTCGAACAAGATCAGGACCGTATTGAAAAAGCACGCGAATCGGGCCGTGCTCTCGTCGATCTGGGCATGCCCGGCATCGGCCCGCCCGAGACAAAATCGGCAGCGCCGTCAGCGGGTCGGCCGCAGGCGGATCCGGTCGAGTTCTCCGTGTTCGACATCGCCGCCGGAGATACCGCGCCGCCGGACACTCCGGAATTCCGGTGGTTGATGTCGTCGGATGTCTGCAAACACTGCACTAACGCGGGCTGTCTTGACGTCTGCCCGACCGGGGCGCTGTTCCGCTCCGAGTTCGGAACGGTTGTGGTGCAGGACGACATCTGCAACGGGTGCGGTACCTGCGTGGCGGGCTGCCCGTTTGGCGTGATCGAAAGGCGCAGCGACGGCACGGTATCCCCGAAAGCCGAACGCGATGAGCAGGTGGCGGACGAGCCCGGCACTCCCAACGCCGGGATCGCCCAAAAATGCACCCTGTGCTATGACCGGATGGTTGACGGGCAGACGCCGGCGTGTGCCCAAGCCTGCCCGACGACGTCGATCAAGTTCGGCGATCACGACGAGATGGTCAGCACCGCGCGGGAGCGGGTGTCCGACCTTCAAGCGCGCGGCCTGACCGAAGCACGGCTTTACGGCGCGAACGAGAACGACGGAGTCGGCGGGACCGGTTCGATATTCCTGCTGCTCGACGAGCCCGAGGTTTACGGGCTGCCGCCCGACCCCCGGGTGCCCACCGCCGATCTGCCGCAAATGTACAAGCGCGCCGGCCTGGCGGCGGTCGGCATGATGGCCGCCGCGGCTGCCGCTTTCCTGTCCGGAGCCATGAAATGA
- a CDS encoding GAF and ANTAR domain-containing protein, whose product MDNEREADGDLQRVGATEDTWDALSEIARALQQEDDPEQILVDIVDGAIQLVPGVDAGSISFVLNRKKSGSRAASGELPSQIDAVQNELNEGPCLRAVYDHPIVRVSDMRSETRWPTFARRAYELGVGSMIAFQLWVEDENLGALNLFARDPGAFDEETERIGLLYAAQAAVAYAETQKTAQLSQAIETRDLIGQAKGILMERYKMSAGQAFRVLVRSSSTSNKKLHVLAEELATTGQIAGVTDAGASGGI is encoded by the coding sequence TTGGACAACGAACGAGAAGCAGATGGCGATTTGCAGCGAGTAGGGGCTACCGAGGATACGTGGGACGCACTGAGTGAAATCGCCAGGGCACTGCAGCAAGAGGACGACCCCGAGCAGATTCTCGTCGATATTGTCGACGGCGCCATCCAGCTGGTCCCCGGCGTCGATGCGGGATCGATCAGCTTTGTTTTGAATCGGAAAAAAAGCGGGTCGAGGGCGGCTTCGGGAGAATTGCCCTCCCAAATCGATGCGGTACAAAACGAACTGAATGAAGGTCCGTGCCTGCGAGCCGTCTACGATCATCCGATCGTCCGCGTTTCGGATATGCGCAGCGAAACCCGGTGGCCGACCTTCGCCCGCCGAGCATACGAGCTCGGCGTCGGCAGCATGATCGCGTTTCAGCTTTGGGTCGAGGACGAGAACCTGGGCGCGTTGAACTTGTTCGCACGCGACCCCGGCGCGTTCGACGAAGAAACCGAGCGCATCGGACTGCTGTACGCCGCACAGGCTGCAGTGGCGTATGCAGAGACTCAGAAGACGGCGCAACTCAGCCAAGCGATCGAGACGCGGGACCTGATCGGCCAAGCCAAGGGGATTTTGATGGAGCGCTACAAGATGAGCGCCGGACAAGCGTTCCGCGTGCTGGTCCGTTCCAGCAGCACGAGCAACAAGAAGCTGCACGTGCTGGCGGAAGAACTGGCCACGACCGGCCAAATAGCCGGGGTCACCGACGCCGGCGCGAGCGGAGGCATCTGA
- a CDS encoding DUF1206 domain-containing protein has product MTSSRHSADSMDAADLADAASNSRTFETVARAAFAVNGVLHLLIGYAAIRLASGHGAKPSQAGVLTAVANEPGGAFALWVAAITFAALTIWHALELCFGRGYRSTYRRVMQKGSSVGLILIYGALAIVTVRYALGGTNSHKSNARKSDLSVELMQTLAGRLFLAAVGATIFGIGVFFVVKGLRRAHRKNLKRTSGFFGRTAVVLGMIGYIAKGLVICSAGMLVGYSTITFEPAKAEGISTVFRTIQGQPTGPAGLVAAGLGLASYGLYLGCRARFGTMPNDY; this is encoded by the coding sequence GTGACCTCATCACGGCACAGCGCCGATTCGATGGACGCCGCCGACCTTGCCGATGCGGCGAGCAATTCAAGGACGTTCGAAACGGTGGCGCGTGCCGCATTTGCGGTCAACGGTGTGCTGCACTTGCTCATCGGTTATGCAGCCATTCGGTTGGCGAGTGGCCATGGCGCGAAACCGAGCCAAGCCGGCGTCCTCACGGCCGTAGCCAATGAGCCGGGTGGGGCTTTTGCCCTGTGGGTCGCGGCGATCACGTTTGCTGCCCTCACAATTTGGCATGCGCTGGAACTGTGCTTTGGTCGCGGTTATCGCTCGACTTACCGGCGTGTCATGCAAAAAGGTAGCTCGGTCGGTCTCATCCTCATTTACGGCGCGCTGGCAATTGTGACGGTGCGATACGCTCTCGGCGGGACGAACAGCCACAAGAGCAATGCTCGAAAATCGGATTTGAGCGTCGAGTTGATGCAAACGCTCGCCGGTCGGCTTTTTCTTGCGGCCGTCGGAGCGACGATCTTCGGAATCGGCGTGTTTTTCGTCGTCAAGGGTCTGCGTCGAGCCCACCGCAAGAATTTGAAACGCACGTCCGGATTTTTTGGGCGGACGGCAGTCGTGCTCGGCATGATCGGCTATATCGCCAAAGGATTGGTGATCTGCTCGGCGGGCATGCTCGTCGGCTATTCGACAATCACTTTCGAACCGGCGAAGGCCGAAGGGATCAGTACCGTGTTCCGGACCATCCAGGGCCAGCCAACCGGTCCGGCCGGACTCGTCGCCGCCGGACTCGGCCTGGCGAGCTACGGTTTGTACCTGGGGTGTCGAGCGAGGTTCGGCACCATGCCGAACGACTACTGA
- a CDS encoding PepSY domain-containing protein produces the protein MRTSNPARQFTVATLVAAALAMSACGGGSANSSATTTPTSAMQGKGLATHAAPGAASRARTPETRTALDAIATAQHAVAGGQVFNLESDKDHGKKVWEAEVADPSGKQFDFTITADGSKVIHRREDKSPDDDVKKLHAAKIPLKRAIGTAVSQAKKVGKLTSLEIDTTDGGQTLVWEIRFGGDTGMTAVVNAKNGTVVTVGPDAG, from the coding sequence TTGCGCACATCGAACCCAGCCCGTCAATTCACCGTCGCGACGCTTGTGGCGGCCGCGTTGGCCATGTCTGCTTGTGGCGGCGGCTCAGCGAATTCCAGTGCGACGACCACGCCCACGAGCGCCATGCAGGGAAAGGGCCTGGCAACGCACGCGGCCCCCGGCGCCGCGTCCCGTGCGCGCACCCCCGAAACGCGTACCGCCCTTGACGCCATCGCCACCGCTCAACACGCGGTCGCCGGCGGACAGGTGTTCAACCTCGAAAGCGACAAGGATCACGGCAAGAAGGTATGGGAGGCGGAGGTCGCCGATCCGAGCGGCAAACAGTTCGACTTCACCATCACGGCCGACGGCAGCAAAGTCATTCACCGCCGCGAAGACAAATCGCCCGACGACGACGTGAAGAAGCTGCATGCAGCCAAGATCCCGCTCAAGCGCGCGATCGGAACAGCCGTCAGTCAGGCGAAGAAGGTCGGCAAACTGACGTCGCTGGAGATCGACACGACGGATGGCGGTCAGACGCTCGTCTGGGAAATTCGGTTCGGCGGCGATACCGGCATGACGGCAGTCGTGAACGCGAAAAACGGCACGGTCGTGACAGTGGGGCCGGACGCCGGCTAA
- the selA gene encoding L-seryl-tRNA(Sec) selenium transferase, with protein sequence MVTDDSRRLIPRTDRLMELPAVRHARQRLNDRVVRSLIHTVQSEARSGSLSPGDVESAVVAAVESTGSLQPVLNATGIVVHTNLGRAPLSSGAVNALIAASGYVDVELDLTTGRRSGRGAAARAALLNACPAAEDALVVNNGAAALVLATTALAGGAGVVISRGELIEIGAGFRLPELIESTGARLHEVGTTNRTHVDDYAEALGSNAGCLLKVHPSNFRITGFAASVSVRQLRPLADAHGVPLVVDIGSGLLAPDPRLPDEPDFASVLDAGADIAIASGDKLLGGPQAGLILGTRKAVSRLARHPLARALRADKLTLAALEATVVGQSTPTELSLAGDAGRLRVRAERLAAPVGAEVVEHDGRVGGGGAPGVPLAGHAIALPESVAPFLRTGNPAVLPRVHDGVCLVDLRCIPENDDERLGNAIAAALHEQAVGSRES encoded by the coding sequence GTGGTCACCGACGATTCTCGGCGCCTCATCCCGCGTACCGATCGGCTCATGGAACTTCCGGCCGTCCGGCACGCACGACAGAGATTGAACGACCGCGTCGTGCGCTCGCTGATCCACACCGTCCAGTCCGAAGCGCGATCCGGCAGCTTGTCGCCCGGAGACGTCGAATCGGCAGTTGTGGCAGCTGTCGAATCCACCGGATCGCTGCAGCCGGTCCTCAACGCCACCGGAATCGTCGTGCACACCAATCTGGGCCGCGCCCCGTTGTCCAGCGGGGCCGTGAACGCTTTGATCGCGGCGAGCGGATATGTCGATGTGGAACTCGATTTGACGACCGGCCGCCGCTCGGGCCGGGGAGCGGCGGCACGCGCGGCGCTGCTGAACGCATGTCCGGCGGCCGAAGATGCGCTCGTCGTCAACAACGGCGCCGCAGCGCTCGTCTTGGCCACCACGGCTCTCGCCGGTGGCGCCGGCGTGGTGATCAGTCGCGGAGAACTGATCGAGATCGGAGCGGGCTTCCGGCTACCGGAACTGATCGAGTCCACCGGTGCGCGCTTGCACGAAGTGGGCACGACGAATCGTACCCACGTGGACGATTATGCCGAGGCGCTCGGCTCGAACGCCGGCTGTCTTTTGAAAGTACATCCGAGCAATTTCCGGATCACCGGATTCGCCGCGAGCGTCTCCGTGAGACAACTGCGACCCCTGGCGGATGCACACGGGGTGCCGCTGGTAGTGGACATCGGCAGCGGCCTCCTGGCGCCCGACCCCCGGTTGCCGGACGAGCCCGACTTCGCAAGTGTTCTCGATGCCGGAGCGGATATTGCAATAGCCAGCGGTGACAAGCTGCTCGGCGGCCCGCAGGCGGGCCTCATCCTCGGTACCCGGAAGGCGGTGTCCCGGCTGGCCCGCCACCCTCTGGCACGCGCACTGCGCGCCGACAAGCTCACACTTGCGGCGTTGGAGGCGACTGTCGTCGGACAATCGACTCCGACCGAACTGTCGCTCGCCGGTGACGCCGGCCGCCTACGGGTGCGCGCCGAACGCTTGGCCGCACCGGTGGGAGCCGAGGTGGTCGAGCACGACGGCCGCGTCGGGGGCGGTGGGGCGCCGGGGGTTCCGCTGGCGGGCCACGCGATCGCGTTACCGGAGTCGGTGGCGCCGTTCCTGCGAACGGGAAACCCCGCGGTGCTTCCACGGGTGCACGACGGGGTGTGTCTCGTCGATTTGCGCTGCATCCCCGAAAACGACGATGAACGTCTGGGAAACGCGATTGCGGCTGCTTTACACGAGCAAGCCGTCGGTTCCCGGGAAAGCTGA
- the selB gene encoding selenocysteine-specific translation elongation factor — protein sequence MYVVATAGHVDHGKSTLVRALTGIEPDRWAEEHRRGLTIDVGFAWMQLPSGREVAFVDVPGHERYLSNALVGLGPVSAVCFVVAADEGWQAQSSDHRDVIAALGIEHGLIVITRTDRARERVDDVLAQAREELAATGLNGAPAVAVSALDGAGLDDLRATFDGVLAGMPTPAASGRIRLWIDRSFSVPGSGTVVTGTLAAGTLNLGDKLQVAGADPLRPVDVRGLQSRKTARRRVGPTERVAINLRGVSASEIHRGEVLVTPGAWPVVDSVDIRRSSGPALTAAPAQLLVHIGTASVACRLRPFDDDHGRLTLDRNLPLEFGDRLVLRPSSSRSVFGGARIVDVDPPPLLRRGAGRRRALTLATMRPEGDVATEVARRGIVQPRYLRRLGVLSDEAGPPDGVTVIGEWWVDSRALDGWVGRLRTEVANLVQRDKLADGLSHGAARRLLSVSDDSVLDAVIREAGLVMHDGNIRPPGQPGDLGPAEAAVVELEDRLAADPFTAPEMGELAELGLGRRELAAAERRGRLLRLSEHIVLLPNAPALAMRTLAGLDQPFTLSEGRQALHTTRRVAVPLFEHLDARGWTRRIDATRRTVVRGGGRP from the coding sequence ATGTACGTCGTTGCCACGGCGGGGCACGTCGATCACGGCAAAAGCACGCTCGTGCGTGCCCTGACCGGGATAGAGCCCGATCGTTGGGCGGAGGAACACCGCCGGGGACTGACGATCGACGTGGGTTTCGCATGGATGCAGCTCCCCTCCGGACGCGAAGTGGCGTTCGTCGACGTCCCCGGACACGAGCGGTACCTCAGCAATGCGCTGGTCGGCCTGGGACCGGTTTCCGCCGTCTGCTTCGTCGTGGCGGCCGATGAAGGGTGGCAAGCCCAGTCGAGCGACCACCGTGACGTGATCGCCGCTTTGGGCATCGAACACGGGCTCATAGTGATCACGCGTACGGACCGGGCCCGCGAACGGGTCGATGATGTCCTCGCCCAGGCACGCGAGGAGCTTGCGGCGACGGGGCTGAACGGCGCACCCGCCGTGGCCGTTTCGGCGCTCGACGGTGCGGGCCTTGACGATTTACGCGCGACTTTTGACGGGGTGCTGGCCGGCATGCCGACGCCTGCCGCTTCGGGCCGAATTCGCCTGTGGATCGATAGATCGTTCAGCGTCCCCGGTTCGGGAACCGTCGTGACGGGTACTCTCGCGGCCGGAACGCTCAACCTGGGCGACAAGCTCCAGGTCGCCGGCGCGGACCCGCTGCGCCCGGTCGACGTTCGCGGATTGCAGAGCCGCAAGACGGCGCGGAGACGGGTCGGCCCCACCGAACGGGTGGCGATCAACCTCCGTGGCGTCTCCGCGAGCGAGATCCATCGTGGCGAGGTCCTCGTGACGCCCGGCGCATGGCCGGTAGTCGACAGCGTCGACATTCGACGAAGCAGCGGCCCGGCGCTGACGGCGGCACCCGCGCAGCTACTGGTCCACATTGGCACGGCGTCGGTGGCTTGCCGGTTACGTCCGTTCGACGACGACCACGGCCGGCTCACCCTCGACCGGAATCTTCCGCTGGAGTTTGGCGACCGTCTCGTATTGCGCCCGTCGTCGAGTCGGTCGGTGTTCGGTGGAGCCCGCATCGTCGATGTGGATCCGCCGCCGTTACTCCGGCGCGGCGCCGGTCGGCGCCGTGCGCTGACCCTGGCAACAATGCGGCCCGAAGGCGACGTTGCGACCGAAGTCGCCCGCCGCGGAATTGTGCAGCCTCGATACCTGCGCCGTCTCGGCGTCCTGTCCGACGAGGCCGGGCCGCCGGACGGCGTGACGGTCATCGGGGAGTGGTGGGTCGATTCACGCGCCCTCGACGGTTGGGTCGGCCGCCTGCGTACCGAAGTGGCAAACCTTGTCCAGCGGGACAAGCTCGCGGACGGGCTGTCCCACGGGGCCGCCCGACGGCTGCTGTCCGTGAGCGACGATTCCGTTCTGGACGCAGTCATCCGGGAAGCCGGCCTAGTCATGCACGACGGAAACATTCGGCCGCCCGGACAGCCGGGCGACCTCGGGCCGGCCGAAGCAGCGGTAGTCGAACTCGAGGACAGACTCGCGGCCGATCCGTTCACCGCCCCCGAAATGGGGGAGTTGGCGGAACTGGGCCTGGGACGACGCGAACTCGCGGCAGCCGAACGCCGGGGCCGTCTACTGCGTCTGTCGGAACACATTGTATTACTTCCGAACGCGCCGGCACTGGCGATGCGAACCCTTGCCGGTCTTGACCAGCCGTTCACGCTCAGCGAGGGCCGGCAAGCCCTGCACACGACCCGGCGGGTAGCCGTTCCGTTGTTCGAACACCTTGACGCGCGGGGGTGGACGCGGCGGATTGATGCAACACGACGCACCGTGGTGCGCGGCGGTGGGAGGCCGTGA
- the nrfD gene encoding NrfD/PsrC family molybdoenzyme membrane anchor subunit: MTVSDFDSHRPPELPRRRRRKPGKRSRGSGDGSRETPMVPQAEFSSYYGRPVVKPPPWENPIAAYLFLGGVAGGSALLAFGGQAAGLTTLRRNCRLAAISAAGAGTVCLVADLGRPERFLHMLRTFKVTSPMSIGSWILSAFSAAASIPALCELDRVSGHRVPIGPLRKALRALEAPAGVGAAILGAPLSAYTAALLADTAVPSWNAAREDLPFVFVSSAGLASGGLAMITTPASEAGPARKLAVLGVAGDLLASQIMEKRMDPVSAEPLNEGRPGAMLKWSRRLAAAAGIGTIVAGRHRAVAVASGLALLGASVLTRFGIHQAGIRSAEDPRFTIEPQKARLAARRAAGIVDDSITTAG, translated from the coding sequence ATGACGGTGTCCGACTTCGATAGTCACCGGCCGCCGGAATTACCGCGTCGGCGACGTCGAAAACCGGGAAAGAGATCCCGCGGGTCCGGCGACGGCTCCCGCGAGACGCCGATGGTCCCGCAGGCCGAATTCAGTTCGTACTACGGACGGCCGGTGGTCAAACCGCCGCCATGGGAGAACCCGATCGCGGCCTATCTCTTTCTCGGCGGAGTCGCGGGAGGCTCGGCGCTACTGGCGTTCGGCGGGCAGGCGGCGGGATTGACGACGCTGCGACGCAATTGCCGGCTTGCCGCAATTTCCGCAGCGGGGGCCGGAACCGTTTGCCTTGTCGCCGATCTCGGCCGCCCCGAACGATTTCTGCACATGTTGCGCACGTTCAAGGTGACGTCTCCGATGAGCATCGGATCCTGGATCCTCAGTGCCTTCAGCGCGGCAGCATCGATACCCGCCCTCTGCGAACTTGATCGCGTGAGCGGTCACCGAGTACCGATCGGTCCCTTGCGAAAGGCGCTTCGAGCGCTGGAGGCCCCGGCCGGCGTCGGAGCGGCAATTCTCGGAGCCCCGCTTTCCGCCTACACTGCGGCGTTGCTGGCCGACACGGCCGTACCGTCGTGGAACGCCGCGCGTGAAGACCTGCCGTTCGTGTTCGTCAGTTCGGCCGGGCTCGCGTCGGGCGGACTGGCGATGATCACCACCCCCGCGAGCGAGGCAGGGCCGGCGCGCAAACTAGCCGTACTCGGCGTCGCCGGTGATCTGCTCGCCTCACAAATAATGGAAAAGCGCATGGACCCCGTTTCGGCCGAGCCGCTGAACGAGGGACGGCCCGGCGCAATGCTGAAATGGAGCCGACGTCTTGCTGCGGCGGCCGGTATCGGCACGATTGTGGCCGGGCGGCACCGCGCCGTTGCCGTGGCCTCGGGGCTGGCCCTGCTGGGTGCTTCGGTCTTGACGCGTTTCGGAATCCATCAAGCCGGCATCCGCTCGGCCGAGGACCCCCGTTTTACGATCGAGCCGCAAAAAGCCAGGCTTGCCGCCCGGCGAGCGGCGGGAATCGTCGACGATTCGATCACGACAGCCGGCTGA
- the selD gene encoding selenide, water dikinase SelD, with protein sequence MGETTQRPGDLHSAVRLTDYAHGGGCACKIPPGELEDAVRGLSGQPDDTVVVGLDDGDDAAAVRVRADLAVLSTADFFTPVVNDAYDWGRIAAANALSDIYAMGGDPVVAINLVGWPRDVLPMELLTEVLRGGLAIGTEAGCPVIGGHSVDDPEPKYGMAVTGVARPDRLLRNDCAEPGLPLTLTKPIGLGLLNNRHKSTGDVFDEAVATMVRLNRDAAGAALAAGARAATDVTGFGLLGHLYKMCRASGVGAVVDRASVPLIAGAEEALRDGFVPGGTRRNLDWVSPHLRAGSVIREDDLLLLSDAQTSGGLLVVGEVPGYPVIGHTVAGTGIEVC encoded by the coding sequence ATGGGCGAGACTACTCAGCGACCCGGCGATCTGCACTCCGCCGTCAGGCTTACCGACTACGCGCACGGCGGCGGCTGTGCGTGCAAGATACCGCCGGGCGAGCTCGAGGACGCGGTTCGCGGACTGAGCGGGCAGCCGGACGACACAGTGGTCGTCGGGCTCGACGACGGTGACGACGCGGCTGCGGTACGGGTCCGTGCGGATCTCGCTGTTCTCTCGACCGCCGACTTTTTCACGCCGGTCGTCAACGATGCCTACGACTGGGGCAGGATTGCCGCAGCAAATGCGCTGTCGGACATCTATGCCATGGGCGGCGATCCGGTGGTCGCCATCAACTTGGTCGGCTGGCCGCGCGATGTACTGCCGATGGAGCTGTTGACCGAAGTTCTCCGCGGCGGTTTGGCGATTGGCACCGAAGCGGGCTGCCCCGTCATTGGCGGACATTCCGTGGACGATCCCGAACCGAAGTACGGGATGGCAGTGACCGGCGTGGCCCGCCCCGACCGGCTGCTGCGCAATGACTGCGCGGAGCCCGGCTTACCGCTGACCTTGACGAAACCTATCGGCTTGGGTTTGCTCAACAATCGGCACAAGTCGACCGGTGACGTGTTCGACGAGGCCGTGGCCACGATGGTCCGTCTCAACCGGGATGCCGCCGGGGCGGCCTTGGCTGCCGGGGCGAGGGCCGCGACGGACGTCACCGGCTTCGGCTTGCTCGGCCATCTGTACAAGATGTGCCGCGCGTCCGGCGTGGGCGCGGTCGTCGATCGTGCGTCAGTCCCTCTCATCGCCGGGGCGGAGGAGGCATTACGGGACGGCTTCGTACCCGGCGGGACCCGTCGCAATTTAGACTGGGTCAGTCCGCATCTGAGGGCCGGTAGCGTGATTCGCGAGGACGACCTGCTGCTGTTGTCCGATGCCCAGACCTCCGGCGGGCTTCTCGTCGTCGGCGAGGTGCCGGGCTATCCGGTGATCGGGCATACGGTGGCCGGAACGGGCATCGAGGTTTGCTGA